From Pan paniscus chromosome 9, NHGRI_mPanPan1-v2.0_pri, whole genome shotgun sequence, the proteins below share one genomic window:
- the LOC100977255 gene encoding putative olfactory receptor 10D4 translates to MRNHTVVTEFILLGIPETEGLETALLFLFSSFYLCTLLGNVLILTAIISSTRLHTPMYFFLGNLSIFDLGFSSTTVPKMLFYLSGNSHAISYAGCVSQLFFYHFLGCTECFLYTVMACDRFVAICFPLRYTVIMNHRVCFMLATGTWMSGCVHAMILTPLTFRLPYCGSNKVGYYFCDIPAVLPLACKDTSLAQRAGFTNVGLLSLICFFLILVSYTCIGISISKIRSAEGRQRAFSTCSAHLTAILCAYGPVIVIYLQPNPSALLGSIIQILNNLVTPMLNPLIYSLRNKDVKSALRNVFPKKSFALGNK, encoded by the coding sequence ATGAGAAATCACACAGTGGTGACTGAATTCATCCTTCTGGGAATCCCTGAGACAGAGGGCCTAGAGACAGCCCTTTTATTCCTGTTCTCCTCATTTTATTTATGCACCCTCTTGGGAAACGTGCTTATCCTTACAGCTATCATCTCCTCCACTCGACTTCACACTCCTATGTATTTTTTCTTGGGAAACCTCTCCATCTTTGACCTGGGTTTCTCTTCAACAACTGTTCCCAAGATGTTGTTCTACCTTTCGGGGAACAGCCATGCTATCTCGTATGCAGGCTGCGTGTCCCAGCTTTTCTTCTACCATTTCCTAGGCTGTACTGAATGTTTCCTCTACACAGTGATGGCCTGTGACCGCTTTGTTGCCATATGTTTTCCTTTGAGATACACGGTCATCATGAACCACAGGGTGTGCTTTATGTTGGCCACAGGGACCTGGATGAGTGGCTGTGTCCATGCCATGATCCTAACGCCCCTCACCTTCCGGTTACCTTACTGTGGCTCTAACAAGGTGGGCTATTACTTCTGTGATATTCCTGCAGTGTTACCTCTAGCCTGTAAGGACACATCCTTAGCCCAGAGGGCAGGTTTTACAAATGTTGGTCTTTTGTCTCTCATTTGCTTTTTTCTCATCCTTGTTTCCTATACTTGCATTGGGATTTCCATATCAAAAATCCGCTCAGCAGAGGGCAGGCAGCGGGCCTTCTCCACCTGCAGCGCTCACCTCACTGCAATCCTTTGTGCTTATGGGCCAGTCATCGTTATCTATCTACAACCCAATCCCAGTGCCTTGCTTGGTTCCATAATTCAGATATTGAATAATCTGGTAACCCCAATGTTGAATCCACTAATCTATAGCCTTAGGAATAAGGATGTAAAATCAGCCCTGAGGAATGTATTTCCCAAGAAAAGCTTTGCTCTgggaaataaatga
- the LOC100976920 gene encoding olfactory receptor 10N1-like, with amino-acid sequence MNMRNHTLLNEFILRGIPQTEGLEAVLCAVFSFIYLFTLLGNLLILIAIVSSSTLHTPMYFFLGRLSTFDILFPSVTCPKMLLYLSGQSPVISFKGCASQLFFYHLLGSAEGCLYSVMSYDRFVAIHHPLRYMLIMKPGVCVGLVVVAGLVGCLHSTILTSFTFQLSYCGPNQVDYFFCDIPAVLPLACTDSALAQRVGSINVGFLALTLLISVCVCYTRIGIAILRIRSSEGRQKGFSTCSAHLIAILCAYGPVIIIYLKSTLNPLLGAMVQILNNVVSPMLNSLIYSLRNKEVKSSLKRVFRNVLLTVCE; translated from the coding sequence ATGAACATGAGGAATCACACATTGCTGAATGAATTCATTCTACGGGGAATACCTCAGACAGAGGGACTGGAGGCTGTACTCTGTGCTGTCTTCTCATTCATCTATCTCTTCACCCTACTTGGAAATTTACTCATCCTTATAGCGATTGTTTCTTCCTCTACCCTTCACACTCCTATGTATTTCTTCTTGGGACGCCTGTCTACTTTTGACATATTGTTCCCATCTGTAACATGTCCCAAGATGCTATTGTATCTCTCTGGCCAGAGCCCAGTCATTTCTTTTAAGGGATGTGCTTCACAGCTCTTCTTCTATCACTTGCTGGGTTCTGCTGAAGGCTGCCTCTATTCTGTGATGTCTTATGATCGCTTTGTTGCCATACATCACCCACTGAGATATATGCTCATCATGAAGCCTGGAGTCTGTGTCGGCTTGGTCGTGGTAGCCGGGTTGGTGGGTTGTCTTCACTCCACCATTCTGACCTCCTTTACCTTTCAGTTGTCCTACTGTGGCCCCAATCAGGTGGACTACTTCTTCTGTGACATTCCTGCTGTTTTACCCCTGGCTTGTACTGACAGTGCCCTGGCCCAGAGGGTGGGTTCCATAAATGTTGGCTTTCTGGCTTTAACACTTTTGATCAGTGTCTGTGTCTGCTACACTCGCATTGGGATTGCCATCTTGAGAATCCGCTCATCAGAGGGCAGGCAGAAAGGCTTCTCCACCTGCAGTGCTCACCTTATTGCAATCCTCTGTGCCTATGGACCTGTAATCATCATCTATCTGAAGTCCACACTCAACCCCTTGCTTGGTGCCATGgtgcaaatattaaataatgttgTCTCACCCATGCTGAACTCATTAATCTATTCCTTAAGGAACAAGGAAGTGAAAAGTTCCCTGAAAAGAGTATTCCGAAATGTTTTACTTACTGTTTGTGAATAA